A window from Citrobacter amalonaticus encodes these proteins:
- the glgP gene encoding glycogen phosphorylase, producing MNAPFTYASPTLSVEALKHSIAYKLMFTIGKDPVIANKHEWLNATLFAVRDRLVERWLRSNRAQLSQETRQVYYLSMEFLIGRTLSNALLSLGIYDDVQGALEAMGLDLEELIDEENDPGLGNGGLGRLAACFLDSLATLGLPGRGYGIRYDYGMFKQNIVDGRQKESPDYWLEYGNPWEFKRHNTRYKVRFGGRIQQEGKKTRWLETEEILAVAYDQIIPGYDTDATNTLRLWNAQASSEINLGKFNQGDYFAAVEDKNHSENVSRVLYPDDSTYSGRELRLRQEYFLVSATVQDILSRHYQLHKTYDNLADKIAIHLNDTHPVLSIPELMRLLIDEHQFTWDDAFEVCCQVFSYTNHTLMSEALETWPVDMLGKILPRHLQIIFEINDYFLKTLQEQYPNDTGLLGRASIIDESNGRRVRMAWLAVVVSHKVNGVSELHSNLMVQSLFADFATIFPTRFCNVTNGVTPRRWLALANPSLSGVLDENIGRTWRTDLSQLHELEQHCDFPLVNHAVRQAKLENKKRLANYIAQQLNVVVNPKSLFDVQIKRIHEYKRQLMNVLHVITRYNRIKADPDAQWVPRVNIFAGKAASAYYMAKHIIHLINDVAKVINNDPQIGDKLKVVFIPNYSVSLAQLIIPAADLSEQISLAGTEASGTSNMKFALNGALTIGTLDGANVEMLEHVGEENIFIFGNTAEEVEELRRQGYKPREYYDKDEELHQVLTQIGSGMFSPEEPGRYRDLVDSLINFGDHYQVLADYRSYVDCQDKVDDLYGRPEEWTAKAMLNIANMGYFSSDRTIQEYADHIWHIDPVRL from the coding sequence ATGAATGCTCCATTTACCTATGCATCGCCGACGCTGAGCGTAGAAGCGCTTAAGCACTCTATCGCTTACAAGCTGATGTTCACGATTGGTAAAGACCCGGTTATTGCCAATAAGCATGAATGGCTGAACGCGACGCTGTTTGCGGTGCGCGATCGTCTTGTGGAGCGCTGGCTGCGTTCTAACCGAGCCCAACTGTCCCAGGAAACCCGCCAGGTTTATTACCTGTCGATGGAATTTCTGATTGGACGTACCCTTTCCAATGCGCTGTTATCGTTGGGGATTTATGACGATGTCCAGGGCGCTCTGGAAGCGATGGGATTAGATCTTGAAGAACTCATCGATGAAGAAAACGACCCGGGTCTCGGTAACGGCGGTCTCGGGCGGCTGGCTGCCTGTTTCCTGGATTCGCTGGCAACCTTAGGGCTGCCGGGGCGTGGCTATGGTATCCGCTACGACTACGGGATGTTCAAGCAGAACATCGTCGATGGGCGACAGAAAGAGTCTCCTGATTACTGGCTGGAATATGGTAACCCGTGGGAATTCAAACGCCATAACACGCGGTACAAAGTTCGCTTTGGCGGACGTATTCAGCAGGAAGGCAAGAAAACACGCTGGCTTGAAACCGAAGAGATCCTCGCGGTCGCCTACGACCAGATTATCCCCGGTTATGACACTGACGCCACCAACACGCTGCGTCTGTGGAATGCGCAGGCCAGTAGCGAAATTAACCTCGGTAAATTCAACCAGGGCGATTACTTCGCCGCTGTGGAAGATAAAAACCACTCCGAGAACGTGTCGCGCGTGCTGTATCCGGATGACTCCACCTATTCCGGACGCGAACTGCGTCTGCGTCAGGAGTATTTCCTGGTTTCGGCAACGGTGCAGGATATCCTGAGCCGTCATTATCAGTTGCACAAAACCTACGACAACCTCGCGGATAAGATTGCCATTCACCTGAATGACACGCACCCGGTGCTGTCGATCCCGGAGCTGATGCGTCTGCTGATTGACGAACATCAGTTCACCTGGGACGACGCGTTTGAAGTGTGCTGCCAGGTTTTTTCCTACACCAACCACACGCTGATGAGCGAAGCACTGGAAACCTGGCCGGTGGATATGCTGGGCAAAATCCTGCCGCGCCATCTGCAGATCATCTTTGAAATTAACGACTACTTCCTGAAAACGTTGCAGGAGCAGTATCCGAACGATACCGGTCTGCTGGGACGCGCGTCGATCATTGACGAGTCCAATGGTCGCCGCGTACGTATGGCGTGGCTGGCGGTGGTGGTGAGTCATAAGGTGAATGGTGTTTCCGAGTTGCACTCTAACCTGATGGTGCAGTCGCTGTTCGCGGATTTTGCGACCATTTTCCCGACCCGTTTCTGCAACGTGACGAATGGAGTGACGCCGCGCCGCTGGTTGGCGTTGGCAAACCCGTCGCTTTCCGGCGTTCTGGACGAGAACATTGGCCGTACATGGCGTACCGATCTGAGCCAACTGCATGAACTTGAACAGCACTGCGATTTCCCGCTGGTCAATCATGCGGTGCGTCAGGCGAAGCTGGAAAACAAAAAGCGGCTGGCAAACTATATCGCGCAGCAACTCAACGTGGTGGTGAATCCGAAATCGCTGTTTGATGTCCAGATCAAGCGCATTCATGAGTACAAGCGTCAGTTAATGAATGTGCTGCACGTGATTACGCGCTACAACCGCATTAAGGCCGATCCTGATGCGCAGTGGGTGCCGCGGGTGAATATTTTTGCCGGTAAGGCCGCATCGGCCTATTACATGGCGAAGCACATCATTCACCTGATTAATGACGTCGCGAAAGTCATCAATAACGATCCGCAGATTGGCGATAAGCTGAAAGTGGTGTTTATCCCCAACTACAGCGTGAGCCTGGCACAGCTGATCATTCCGGCGGCAGATCTGTCTGAGCAGATTTCGCTGGCGGGGACCGAAGCCTCCGGCACCAGCAACATGAAGTTCGCACTCAACGGCGCGTTGACTATTGGTACGCTGGACGGGGCGAACGTGGAGATGCTGGAACACGTTGGCGAAGAGAACATCTTTATCTTTGGTAACACGGCAGAAGAGGTCGAAGAACTGCGCAGGCAGGGCTATAAACCGCGTGAATATTACGATAAAGATGAGGAACTGCATCAGGTGCTGACCCAAATCGGCAGCGGCATGTTCAGCCCGGAAGAACCTGGGCGTTATCGTGATCTGGTGGATTCGCTGATCAACTTCGGCGATCACTATCAGGTACTGGCGGACTACCGCAGCTATGTCGATTGTCAGGACAAGGTGGACGACCTGTACGGACGTCCGGAAGAGTGGACCGCCAAAGCGATGCTCAATATCGCCAACATGGGCTACTTCTCCTCTGACAGGACCATCCAGGAGTATGCTGACCACATCTGGCATATTGATCCGGTACGGTTGTAA